GCCAGCGCAGCGCGACCGGCCTCGATCGCGAGCGACGAGGCCCACTGCTCGCCCTCGACGACGACGTGGCGCTCGCGGATGCCCGTGATCCGCTCGAGCAGACCGGCCGGGAGCGCGAAGCCGGACGCGGCCTCGACCCGGGCCTGGAGGTCGGCGGTGCTCAGCAGGGTCGGCGGCAGGACGTGGGCGGCGGCCGTGATGCCGACCCGGGGCGCAGGGACACGAGGGGGGTGGTTCGGGGAGCCGGCCATGGGGCGAGGCTAGGTGAGCGACGCCCCCGACCGTGTGAGTACGGCTACTCCCCGGGCTCCGTGCCGCCTCCCGGACCGCCGCGACCCGGGTGGGGCTGGAGCGCGGAGAAGTAGAGATAGGTACGGCGCCCCTCGCCGTCGCCGCCCCGGGTCCGCCGCGACCAGCGGTCGACCACGTCGAGCAGCTCGTCGTTGAGGGCGCGGGCCTCGTCCTTGGTCAGGCGCAGCGTGGACTCGCCGACGCTGCGCATGCCGTCGTCGCCGCGCTCACCCAGGTGGGCCTGCTGGACGACGTACTGCGCCCAGGCCACGGCGTTGCGCTGGTAGACGTCGAGCGCGGCCGCGCCGCCGGGCTGGTCGGTGAAGTCGTCGTAGCTGATCGACAGGCCTCCCTCGTGGGCCACCCGCCAGACCCGGTCGCGCTTGTCGCGCGCGGCCTCGGGGTCCTCGACCACGAGGCCGTACTTGGCGAGCTGGCGCAGGTGGAAGCTCGCCTGGTTGGCGGGGATGTCGAGCTCGCGGGCGATGTCGGCGGCCCGCATCGACCCCTGGGCAGCGAGCTCGTCGAGGATCCGGTTGCGGACCGGGTGGGCGATGGCGCGCAGCACCAGGGGGTCGTGCAGGACCGTGGGCTCGGGCATGGGCGCACGCTACCAAGATGCGCACCACTAAGTGCGCACCATGTATTGCGCATTAACTAATGCGCACCATATGGTGCGGACATGCCGTCGTACCGCCACCTCGCGCGCAACCGCGACTTCACCGCGCTGTGGGTCAGCCAGACCGTCTCCAGCCTGGGCAGCCGGATGAGCATGTTCGTGTTCCCGCTGCTCGCCTACGCGCTGACCGGGTCGACCGTCATGGCCGCGCTCGCCGAGACGGTGCACCTGCTCGGTCTCGCCGGGACCCTGCTCCCGGCGGGCGTGCTGGCCGACCGCGTCGACCGGCTGCGCGTGATGCGGTTCTCCAGCGGCACCGGCGTGCTCCTCTACGCCTCGCTCGCCGTGGCCGGGGTCGCGGGCCACCTCGGGCTGGCCCACCTGCTCGTCGTGTCGTTCCTGACCGGGGCGTGCGCCGGGCTCTTCGCGCCGGCCGAGACCTCCGCGGTCCGCAGCGTCGTCGACACCGAGGACCTCACGACCGCGCTGTCGCAGAACCAGGCCCGCGAGCACGTCGCCGGACTCCTCGGCGCCCCCGTCGGCGGTGCGCTGTACGCCGTGGCGCGCTGGCTGCCGTTCGCGGCCGACGCCGCGTCGTACGCCGTGTCGTGGCTGCTGCTCGGCCGGATCCGGACCGACCTCTCCCCGGTCCCCCTGGCGCCGGGCGAGGCACGGCCCCGCGTGCGCGACGACCTGAGGGCGGGCGCCGGCTTCGTGCTGAGCCGACCGTTCTTCCGCACCATGCTGGTCTGGTCGGCGCTGACCAACCTCGCCGTCAACGCACTCTTCTTCGTCGCGGTCCTGCGCCTCATCGCCGCCGGGGTCGACCCCGTCCACCTCGGTCTGGTCGAGACCGCCGCCGGGGCCGCCGGGATCCTGGGCGCGATCATCGCGCCCTGGATCATCGAGGGCGTCGCGACCGGGCGGCTCACCGTGGTGATCGCCTGGAGCTTCCTGCCGCTGCTGGTGCCGATGGCGCTGTGGAACAGCCCGGTGGTGGTGGCCGGTGCCCTGGCGATCGTGCTGCTGCTCAACCCCGCCGGTAACGCCGGCATCGGCGCCTACCGGATCGCCGTCACCCCCCGCGACCTGCTGGGCCGCACCCAGTCGTTCTCGCAGTTCGCCTCGATGTCGGTGATGCCGCTGGCCCCGGTGCTCGCCGGGCTGGCGCTGACGCTGCTGGGCGGGGAGGGCGCCGTGCTGGCGCTCGGTGTCCTGGTCGCCGTGGTCGCCCTGGTCCCGACCCTGAGCCGCACCGTGCGCTCGGTGCCGCGACCCGCGGTCTGGCGGGCCGAGCTGGCCGACGCCGAGGCCGACGCCCTGGTCACCGTGTAGACAGGGCGCGTGGACGCCACCGTCGCCGGCCGCACGGCCCGCACCCTCGAGACCCTGCACGCGCTCTGCTACTTCGCCCCCGAGGTGAACGACGAGCTGGTCGCGCTCGGGGTGCGCACCGGCCGGGCGACGTACTTCGCCTCCCGCTCGGCGGCGATGGGGGCCGTCGGGGGTGGCACGGTCGCGGCGACCTTCTTCGTCTTCAGCCCGTCGCTCGTGGCCAAGTTCGTCCCTGCGGTCTGGTCCGCCGCCTCGCCGGAGGCCGTGGTCGCCGCGCGGCGGCGCGCTGTCGACGCGGCGTACCGGCGGCTACTGGGCGACGAAGCGCTCGGCTCGCCCGAGGTCGCCGAGGCCGCCGAGCTCACCCGCGCGGCCGTGGCCGGCGCCGACCCCGCCGGTCGCCCGCTGTACGCCGCCCATGCCGACCTCGACTGGCCCACCGAGCCCCACCTGGCGCTGTGGCACGGGCTCACGCTGCTGCGCGAGTACCGCGGCGACGGCCACGTCGCTGCTCTCCTCGCCCACGGCCTCACCGGCCTCGAGGCCCTGGTCACCCACACGGCGACGGGCACGGGCTTCACGCAGCCGGCCGCGCAGCTCACCCGCGGGTGGTCCGAGGAGCAGTGGGCCGGTGCGGTCGCCTCCCTCGCGGCGCGCGGCCTGATGACCGACGACGGCACGCTCACGGAGGCCGGGGCGGCGCTGCGCACCTCCGTCGAGGCTGCGACCGACGAGATGGCCGTCGGCCCGTGGGCGACCCTCGGCGAGGACGGCCGCGCCCGGCTGAAGGAGATCGGCAAGCCGCTGGTGATGCGGGCCGTCGCCGCCGGCGCTTTCCCGGAGGGTGTCTTCGCCTGAGGCGTCGCCCGGCATGATCGAGGCATGCCGGAGGGGGACAGCGTCTACAAGCTCGCGCGCCGGCTCGACCGGTCGCTGCCGGGCCGCGCCGTGGTGCGCTCGGACCTGCGGGTCCCCCGGCTGGCCACTCGCGACCTGGCCGGGCGGACCGTGCTCGAGCACGCGACGTACGGCAAGCACCTGCTGACGCGGTTCTCGGCTCCGGCCGGCCCGGGCAGCGCGGGCGGCTCGGCCGACGGCGTCCCGGTCACCCTGCACAGCCACCTGCGGATGGACGGCGAGTGGTCGGTCACCGGGCCGGGCAAGGTGCTGCCGCGGCGGATGATGGACGGCGTCCGGCTGGTGCTCGAGCTCGACTCCGGCTCCACCGCCTGGGGCCTGCGGCTGCACGACCTCGACCTAGCGGCGACCAGCGACGAGTCGCGCTGGGTCGGCCACCTGGGGCCCGACCCGCTGCGCGACGACTGGGACCCCGCCGACGCCGTACGACGCCTGCGCGCGACGCCCTCCACGCCGTTCGTCTCGGTCCTGCTTGACCAGACGCGGGTCTGCGGGCTCGGCAACCTCTGGGTCAACGAGCTGGCGTTCGTCATGGGCGTCAGCCCGTGGACCCCGATCGGCGAGGTCGACGTCGAACGGCTCGTGACCCGCGCCGCGACCGCGCTGAAGCACTCGGCGACGGTGCCCGGCGCCTACCAGGTCACCACGGGGCTCTCGCGGCGCGGCCAGGACCACTGGGTCGCCGGGCGCGCCGGACGGCCCTGCCTGCGCTGCGGCACCGAGGTGCAGGTCGTGGCCGAGCTGCCGAACGACGCGGCCCACCGGCGTACGTGGTGGTGCCCGCACTGC
The Nocardioides plantarum genome window above contains:
- a CDS encoding winged helix-turn-helix domain-containing protein → MPEPTVLHDPLVLRAIAHPVRNRILDELAAQGSMRAADIARELDIPANQASFHLRQLAKYGLVVEDPEAARDKRDRVWRVAHEGGLSISYDDFTDQPGGAAALDVYQRNAVAWAQYVVQQAHLGERGDDGMRSVGESTLRLTKDEARALNDELLDVVDRWSRRTRGGDGEGRRTYLYFSALQPHPGRGGPGGGTEPGE
- a CDS encoding MFS transporter; its protein translation is MPSYRHLARNRDFTALWVSQTVSSLGSRMSMFVFPLLAYALTGSTVMAALAETVHLLGLAGTLLPAGVLADRVDRLRVMRFSSGTGVLLYASLAVAGVAGHLGLAHLLVVSFLTGACAGLFAPAETSAVRSVVDTEDLTTALSQNQAREHVAGLLGAPVGGALYAVARWLPFAADAASYAVSWLLLGRIRTDLSPVPLAPGEARPRVRDDLRAGAGFVLSRPFFRTMLVWSALTNLAVNALFFVAVLRLIAAGVDPVHLGLVETAAGAAGILGAIIAPWIIEGVATGRLTVVIAWSFLPLLVPMALWNSPVVVAGALAIVLLLNPAGNAGIGAYRIAVTPRDLLGRTQSFSQFASMSVMPLAPVLAGLALTLLGGEGAVLALGVLVAVVALVPTLSRTVRSVPRPAVWRAELADAEADALVTV
- a CDS encoding DNA-formamidopyrimidine glycosylase family protein, translated to MPEGDSVYKLARRLDRSLPGRAVVRSDLRVPRLATRDLAGRTVLEHATYGKHLLTRFSAPAGPGSAGGSADGVPVTLHSHLRMDGEWSVTGPGKVLPRRMMDGVRLVLELDSGSTAWGLRLHDLDLAATSDESRWVGHLGPDPLRDDWDPADAVRRLRATPSTPFVSVLLDQTRVCGLGNLWVNELAFVMGVSPWTPIGEVDVERLVTRAATALKHSATVPGAYQVTTGLSRRGQDHWVAGRAGRPCLRCGTEVQVVAELPNDAAHRRTWWCPHCQPGVGPETRVPTSRPG
- a CDS encoding SCO6745 family protein, which gives rise to MDATVAGRTARTLETLHALCYFAPEVNDELVALGVRTGRATYFASRSAAMGAVGGGTVAATFFVFSPSLVAKFVPAVWSAASPEAVVAARRRAVDAAYRRLLGDEALGSPEVAEAAELTRAAVAGADPAGRPLYAAHADLDWPTEPHLALWHGLTLLREYRGDGHVAALLAHGLTGLEALVTHTATGTGFTQPAAQLTRGWSEEQWAGAVASLAARGLMTDDGTLTEAGAALRTSVEAATDEMAVGPWATLGEDGRARLKEIGKPLVMRAVAAGAFPEGVFA